TGCTATGGAAAAATCTACAAGCACTAGCAATGCATCCACACTTAACATAAAGGTCTATGATAGCATTTCCAACAATGACATCCATGTATTCAGAACCAATCTTTATAAGATATCCGTGAATCTGTTCACCAGAATCCTTTGCTCCTATATCAGCACAAGCACCAAGAACAGTTGAGCAAGTGAAATGATCAGGACGCAGGCCAGATTGATATTCACTGCAAAAGAGCAGAAGAGCTTTCTCTGGCAGGAAATTCCAGCAAAACCCAGAGAGCATGGCATTAGTTACAACTAGATTTCGTGGAAGAAGTGTGTAGGAAAACAACTCAGCAGCACACTCAATGTGATGACATTTTGCATACATGTTCACTAGGGATGCACTGATGAAGTCAACAACCAATAGGCCAACTTTAAGAGCTAGAGCATGAATTTGCTGTCCTTTATCCATGTCTTGAAGTCCTGTACATATATTAATGATAGTACCAATGCAGTGCTGATCCAATGATGCTCCAGAGTTTCTTAAGCCTCTGAAATAACCAAATGCTTTTTCAAATTGGAGGTTCTTGACACAGCCTGCCATGACTGCAGCCCATGACACAACATCTCGTGAGTACATGCTTTTGAAGATTGCTTCGGCATCCATCACCAATCCCAGTTCAGAGTATACTGATATAAGAGCATTACATACATTTACATAAAAGACGCCTCCAGATTTCAATGCATAAGCATGTACTTGTAGAACTTCCTCTTTGGTATGACAGACATCTAGTACGGTGACCAAATCTCCTTCCCTTAAACATAGGCCCGAACAAAAAAGATGTCCTGCAAGTTTCACTGCTTCATTCTGACAACCGTTTGAATGATAGCCTGATATAGCCAAAGAATATAAAGACTGGTCACGCGTTCTAACTGCAGAAACAAGCTCACCAATGTACTGAGTATCACCTACCTTCCCGGCTGACTTGACCAGCTCAGACAGAACAAAACAATCTCTTCCCAACCCAACTTTAAGTGCATAACCATGAATGTTCCTACAAAGCTCAAACATTCCTAGGGTAGCAGCCACACCAGCAACTACCCTCAACGTCACCACATCCATTGCAATGCCAACTCGATGCATATCCCTGCAGATCTCAGCAGCCTCCACAATACAGTCATTCTCAACAAAACCTGAAATCATTGCATTCCAAGCAACTGACCTCTTCAATGGAATTTCATTGAAGATCCTAAGAGAATAGCCCACATTGCCACACTTGGCATACATGTCGACGAATCCAACTTCCACAAACCTATCAACACCCAAGCCAGATTTTATCACTAATCCATGTACCATGAGCCCCAGCTCCATGACACCGGACCTGGCGCATGTTTTCAGCACCGACGAGATGACAAACCGGTTCGCCTTCACCTCAGACGATAAAAGACCCTTGAACAGGCCAATGGCCTCGACCCAGAGGCCTCGTCTGGTgtgcgcggcgatgatggtgCACCAGGACACGACGTCCCTGTGcggcatttcgtcgaacaggtTGTGGCAGGCCGCCAAGGAGCCGCCCTTGGCGTAGGTGTCCAGCAGGACGTTGGACACGAGCGTGTCGGGGGCGAAGCCGCGCTTGAGGACGTGCCCgtggacggcgccggcgccggcagcgagCGCGTCGAGCGCGCAGCGCCGCAGGAGGCGCACGTAGAGGCGCGCCTCGGAGGACGGGAAGAGGAGCTCGATGGGGCCGACGATCTCcagcacggcggagacggttCCATGTGCCCTGACGAGTCGTGCACCGGagccggtggtggcggcggcggcggaagagaGGAGCCTAGATGGGGTCGGCTTGGAGGAGAGAGCGGATTGAAGGAGTAGCAGAGGAAGAGACCGTAACATAAGAGAGGCGGCGGATGGGTCGCCGGGAatgggcgacggcggcggcggtggaggaggacgggATCTCCGCGGGCAtagtcgccggcggcggcggcgatgggctTGGAATGAGGGCCCAGATTCTTCAGAGAGCTTCGTCAGAGAGTCCTCATGGGCTCTCCAGGGCTCCAGGCTCCAGCCAGATTTGTTGGAACTCGTATCCTCTGGCTCGCACCACAATCTGTGAAACTGCTCGAGCTTCTCCCCACCGTCCGATAATAGTATGGATGGTCTGGATTCACCCGAGGGTTAACTAGTTTCAGTGTTTGTATTAGTTCTGGTTGAACTTCTTCCTGAGGCTGTTCCAACTGGATACCAAAATTTTACCAACAAATACAAGTATACAACTCTTTCAAATAAGCTCATATGGTATTgttgctttaaaaaaaaaagctcataTGGTACTGATGTAATGCCGTATAACATGTATGTTATGTATCGCGCACAAAATCAATAGCTGCAACGGTCTGCGATATTTTAGCTTTGATTTTTGTTGAATCTTACAAGATTATGAAGTTTGTCTCGTAAATCTGCAGAGACAGATGTGAAACGAacaaatttcttttttgaaacaCATGAATTGGGCGAGGGTTTCATGGGGGGCGAACCCCCGGCATGTCGTGTTGGTGGCTCAACCATGCTGGACTATAATATTTCAAATAAGATATTATTCTCCAACATGTATTTATAACATATCAATGGGTAAAATACTATgctacactttttttttctctttcatgTGTCATGGACTTGCAGATAGCCTTCCAACAAATGTCAACATCACTAGGTTTCTCAATCAAAATTTACAACTTATGTTTGGACTTGGAAAGTCACGTTTTGCAAAGAATGTTTAAAAGTTGAAACAAAACATCCCTTGTGAATTttaatactcactccgtcccatattaagtgactttctattacatgtatttatacgctttttaggcatagatacattcatatttggacaaatttgagtcacttgatatgggacggagggagtagtgctTATAAGTGATTTTACCATAAAAACTCGGTTTTACCATAAAAACAAAAGTAGATTGAAAACAGAAGCAAAAACCGCTCTctaagagcatgtacaatacAAGGTGCTTACGAAAATAAATCGAGCACCATCTTAAACACCAATGATTATcctctatatctaagtagagaCAACCCACTAGCAtttttctctcaacatgcagcCTATCCACATCAGCAACTGATCATGTCAAACAGTGCCATGTCAGCAGCCCACCgtcggaagaaaaaaagacgGTTTGGGAAACCCGTCCGTCACGTTCGTTCCCCGCCGGTCGCGTTTGTTCCCGTACATCTGTCACGTCCGTTCCTGCTCATGGGCTGGACGAGCCAATGCTTCTAAATGGGCTTTACATAAACAGACTAGCCCACAGCCCACGTACCAATCGATTGCTAGCTCGTGGCCGTTCCGTAAAGCATCGATTGAGTAGCTTGTGCCCCGAccggtcgtcttcctcctcgcttcGAGCCAGAGCGTATGCACCTGCAGCCATTAACTGCAGCCGTGGTTTCAATCCCATCAAAATCAATCGTTTCTTGCAACACCGGAACGGAAAATTAATTCCCGTCACTCACGAACTTACTCCGTATTAAATCCACCAATCCTCTGTCTTCCCTTTTCAATTCCCATTTGCAATTGACTCGTCCGGCCGTGGGCATCGAACTCTCGATCTCCCTCCACGGCTTATAAAACTCAATTCGGACCGCATCATCTCTATCCCCTTGCCATCCTCTCCCAAATCCCTCTCCTACTTATCCTTGGGGTTCCTTCGTTGCCTCCTCCATCGCCATCGTGGCCACAAGAAGCCGCCGAAGCCGCCAAGTGGGGCACTACCGCCACaggtgaaagggcatttcgattcctaagtgttttggtgttaatgacaacatgactcgTGGACTAATCGTGTGTTCGAGTGTTTCGGATTTGAGATCATatggcacaagacggttcgttgccctcaaaaaggaaagaagcgtagcggtgtttagcggcttttcATTTATATTGAGCCGTAGaaactccgtactattaagagagAGTCCGCGTGGGAAGGTAATGgatgaatcaacttcacgtacacaaactaccatatttgcacccacataaagcctacccgTGCGAGAGAGAGCCACCAAAAGTCTAACTGTGTTGCCAGATCTGTTACAGGCCCGGAACTTCTGGCCTACCTCCGGTAGGGCGGAACTTCCACCAAACGTCCGGCCTACCTCCGTGATGCTACTGGAATTCATTTGTGTTTGGCGGAGGTTGGACCGGAACAATGGCCACAAGAAGCTGGCAGACTtagtgcataacggttagatttcGGGACCCCCATAAATAGTCATCCCCTACCTCGAGA
The Brachypodium distachyon strain Bd21 chromosome 2, Brachypodium_distachyon_v3.0, whole genome shotgun sequence genome window above contains:
- the LOC100835097 gene encoding putative pentatricopeptide repeat-containing protein At3g25970, yielding MLRSLPLLLLQSALSSKPTPSRLLSSAAAATTGSGARLVRAHGTVSAVLEIVGPIELLFPSSEARLYVRLLRRCALDALAAGAGAVHGHVLKRGFAPDTLVSNVLLDTYAKGGSLAACHNLFDEMPHRDVVSWCTIIAAHTRRGLWVEAIGLFKGLLSSEVKANRFVISSVLKTCARSGVMELGLMVHGLVIKSGLGVDRFVEVGFVDMYAKCGNVGYSLRIFNEIPLKRSVAWNAMISGFVENDCIVEAAEICRDMHRVGIAMDVVTLRVVAGVAATLGMFELCRNIHGYALKVGLGRDCFVLSELVKSAGKVGDTQYIGELVSAVRTRDQSLYSLAISGYHSNGCQNEAVKLAGHLFCSGLCLREGDLVTVLDVCHTKEEVLQVHAYALKSGGVFYVNVCNALISVYSELGLVMDAEAIFKSMYSRDVVSWAAVMAGCVKNLQFEKAFGYFRGLRNSGASLDQHCIGTIINICTGLQDMDKGQQIHALALKVGLLVVDFISASLVNMYAKCHHIECAAELFSYTLLPRNLVVTNAMLSGFCWNFLPEKALLLFCSEYQSGLRPDHFTCSTVLGACADIGAKDSGEQIHGYLIKIGSEYMDVIVGNAIIDLYVKCGCIASACRFFHSMRSWSMNSYAMLMLGYIQNRCSDEALQLFSKMQHSGLRANRVTFARILRGCADLCAIDLGRQLHASIIKMGLISDVYVANALLGMYKKSDSMMESKRDSREILADGSEQDTKDNCYSEQRDTSSNLQEIGLFTLEEGKDHEISGRAYGTPLPIHEVGQELWINTIIGNMRNDKCSESKVLLDTGYQRNRGGSLKLFNLLQANNTGSDQFVLVVFIDNTLKIKDTGFVIAELMRRSSVAPALGFPP